In Phocoena phocoena chromosome 19, mPhoPho1.1, whole genome shotgun sequence, a genomic segment contains:
- the SMG8 gene encoding nonsense-mediated mRNA decay factor SMG8, whose amino-acid sequence MAGPVSLRDLLMGASAWTGSESPEGSPTEGGGSAAGGPEPPWREDEICVVGIFGKTALRLNSEKFSLVNTVCDRQVFPLFRHQDPGDSGPGIRTEAGVVGEAGGAGVPGAGSGDPVRGGVAVAEGNRTEPGSQDYSLLQAYYNQESKVLYLLLTSICDNSQLLRACRALQSGEAGGGLPLPHAEAHEFWKHQEKLQCLSLLYLFSVCHILLLVHPTCSFDITYDRVFRALDGLRQKVLPLLKTAIKDCPVGKDWKLNCRPCPPRLLFLFQLNGALKVEPPRNQDPAHPEKPKKHSPKRRLQHALEDQIYRIFRKSRVLTNQSINCLFTVPANQAFVYIVPGSQEEDPVGMLLDQLRSHCTVKDPESLLVPAPLSGSRRYQVMRQHSRQQLSFHTDTSSSSSSGQLVDFTLREFLWQHVELVLSKKGFDDSVGRNPQPSHFELPTYQKWISAASKLYEVAIDGKEEDPGSPTGELTSKILSSIKVLEGFLDIDTKFSENRCQKALPMAHSAYQSNLPHNYTMTVHKNQLAQALRVYSQHARGPAFHKYAMQLHEDCYKFWSNGHQLCEERSLTDQHCVHKFHSLPKSGEKPEPDRNPPVLYHNSRARSTGACNCGRKQAPRDDPFDIKAANYDFYQLLEEKCCGKLDHINFPVFEPSTPDPAPAKNESSPAPPDADADKLKEKEPQTQGESTSLSLALSLGQSTDSLGTYPADPQAGGDNPEVHGQGEVKTEKRPNLVDRQASTVEYLPGMLHSNCPKGLLPKFSSWSLIKLGPAKSYNFHTGLDQQGFIPGTNYLMPWDIVIRTRAEDEGDLDTNSWPAPNKAVPGKRSAVVMGRGRRRDDIARAFVGFEYEDSRGRRFMCSGPDKVMKVMGSGPKESALKALNSDMPLYILSSSQGRGLKPHYAQLMRLFVVVPDAPLQIILMPQVQPGPPPCPVFYPEKQEITLPPDGLWVLRFPYAYVTERGPCFPTKENVQLMSYKVLRGVLKAVTQ is encoded by the exons ATGGCGGGTCCTGTCAGTTTGAGAGATCTTTTAATGGGCGCTTCAGCCTGGACAGGCTCTGAAAGTCCCGAGGGGTCCCCTACAGAGGGTGGTGGGAGCGCGGCTGGCGGACCGGAGCCTCCTTGGCGGGAGGATGAGATCTGCGTGGTGGGAATCTTCGGCAAGACGGCTCTGCGCCTGAATTCCGAGAAGTTTTCACTTGTGAACACGGTGTGCGACCGACAGGTTTTTCCCCTATTTCGCCACCAAGATCCTGGAGACTCGGGGCCTGGAATCAGGACCGAGGCTGGGGTCGTCGGGGAGGCTGGTGGAGCCGGGGTCCCTGGCGCCGGGTCCGGGGATCCAGTTCGGGGAGGTGTAGCTGTCGCGGAAGGGAACCGAACTGAGCCAGGTTCCCAGGACTACAGCCTTCTGCAAGCCTATTACAACCAGGAAAGCAAAGTTCTGTATCTTCTTTTAACTTCCATCTGTGACAATTCCCAGCTTCTCCGGGCTTGTCGGGCCCTTCAGAGCGGGGAAGCTGGAGGTGGCCTCCCTTTACCTCATGCGGAAGCGCACGAGTTCTGGAAGCATCAAGAGAAACTGCAGTGCCTCAGTCTCCTTTACCTTTTCTCCGTCTGTCACATCTTGCTTCTGGTCCATCCCACTTGTTCCTTTGACATCACTTATGATCGAGTATTCAGAGCCCTGGATGGACTGAGACAGAAAGTACTGCCCCTCCTCAAAACAGCCATTAAGGATTGTCCAGTTGGCAAAGACTGGAAGCTAAACTGCAGACCTTGCCCACCTagactccttttcctctttcaacTCAATGGAGCACTCAAGGTGGAACCCCCTCGGAACCAAGACCCAGCTCATCCAGAGAAGCCCAAGAAGCATTCTCCCAAAAGGAGACTACAGCATGCCCTGGAAGACCAGATTTATAGAATCTTCCGGAAGAGTCGTGTCTTGACTAATCAGAGTATCAACTGCCTCTTTACTGTGCCGGCCAATCAGGCGTTTGTGTACATAGTTCCTGGAAGCCAGGAGGAGGACCCAGTAGGCATGTTGCTGGACCAACTTAGGAGTCATTGTACTGTGAAAGACCCTGAATCTTTGCTGGTCCCTGCACCCCTTTCTGGGTCCAGGCGATACCAGGTGATGAGGCAGCACAGCCGACAACAGCTTTCTTTCCACACTGACACTAGCAGTTCCAGTTCTAGTGGACAGCTAGTGGATTTCACTCTTCGGGAATTCCTATGGCAGCATGTAGAGCTAGTACTAAGCAAGAAAGGTTTTGATGACAGTGTGGGCAGGAACCCACAGCCTTCCCATTTTGAACTTCCTACTTATCAGAAGTGGATCTCAGCAGCTTCAAAACTGTATGAAGTAGCTATCGATGGGAAAGAGGAGGACCCGGGCTCTCCCACTGGGGAGCTAACGTCTAAGATTTTAAGCAGTATTAAAGTCTTGGAAGGGTTTTTGGATATTGACACAAAATTCTCAGAGAACCGGTGCCAAAAAGCTTTACCCATGGCCCATAGTGCCTACCAGTCAAATTTGCCTCATAATTACACAATGACTGTTCATAAGAATCAGCTTGCCCAGGCTCTTCGCGTGTACAGTCAACATGCTAGGGGTCCAGCCTTTCACAAATATGCCATGCAGTTACACGAGGACTGCTACAAGTTTTGGAGCAATGGCCATCAGCTCTGTGAGGAGAGGAGTTTAACTGATCAACACTGTGTACATAAATTTCACTCCTTACCTAAATCAG GAGAAAAACCAGAGCCTGATAGAAATCCTCCTGTGCTGTATCACAATAGCCGAGCTCGATCCACTGGTGCCTGTAACTGTGGAAGGAAACAGGCACCTCGAGATGATCCCTTTGATATCAAGGCAGCTAACTATGACTTTTATCAG CTTCTGGAAGAAAAATGTTGTGGAAAATTGGATCACATCAATTTCCCAGTATTTGAACCAAGTACTCCAGATCCTGCTCCTGCCAAAAACGAATCATCTCCTGCCCCTCCAGATGCAGATGCTgataaacttaaagaaaaagaacctcAAACCCAAGGAGAGAGCACAAGCCTGAGTTTAGCTTTGAGCTTAGGCCAATCCACAGATAGTTTAGGTACCTATCCAGCTGACCCACAAGCAGGAGGAGATAATCCAGAAGTTCATGGtcaaggagaagtaaaaactgagaaGAGACCAAACTTGGTTGATCGGCAGGCATCCACAGTTGAATATCTTCCGGGCATGCTACATTCAAATTGCCCCAAAGGTCTCCTACCCAAATTCTCCAGCTGGTCTTTGATTAAACTAGGCCCTGCTAAGTCTTATAACTTTCATACTGGTTTGGACCAACAGGGCTTCATTCCAGGAACAAACTATCTTATGCCTTGGGACATTGTCATCAGGACTAGGGCTGAAGATGAAGGAGACTTAGACACAAATTCTTGGCCTGCTCCAAATAAAGCTGTTCCTGGAAAGAGAAGTGCAGTTGTAATGGGAAGAGGAAGACGGCGAGATGACATAGCGCGAGCATTTGTGGGCTTTGAATATGAAGACTCTCGAGGACGAAGATTTATGTGCTCAGGACCTGACAAAGTAATGAAAGTAATGGGAAGTGGGCCCAAGGAATCAGCTTTAAAAGCCCTGAATAGTGATATGCCCTTATATATTCTGTCATCGTCTCAGGGGAGAGGGCTAAAACCACATTATGCTCAACTTATGAGGCTTTTCGTTGTGGTTCCTGATGCTCCTTTGCAGATAATACTAATGCCTCAG GTTCAGCCAGGCCCACCACCATGTCCAGTATTCTacccagaaaaacaagaaatcacTCTCCCACCTGATGGCCTCTGGGTTTTGAGATTTCCATATGCCTACGTGACTGAGAGAGGACCTTGTTTCCCTACGAAGGAAAATGTGCAGTTGATGAGTTACAAGGTGCTCCGTGGGGTTCTTAAAGCAGTAACACAATAA